A genome region from Chthonomonas sp. includes the following:
- a CDS encoding carbohydrate ABC transporter permease has translation MRATRILVTILLIAGSLVFLAPFLMSISLSLKTAGEISTTSVWSPPQNPTLNNYKEVLSNPNMSFGRFFQNTLLIATLATLGTVLSAALVAYPFARLKFKGRDRLFVLLLSTMMLPGVVTLIPTFVLFKHLHWINTYLPLIVPAYLGGGAFNIFLIRQFMMGLPRDLDEAATLDGASHMQIFWRILFPLCGPVIATVGVFSFIGAWRDFMGPLLYLNDVDKQTLELGLSTFNSQFNAQWHLLMPGTVLVTIPLIIIFILGQRYFVKGISMTGMK, from the coding sequence GTGAGAGCCACCCGCATCTTGGTCACGATACTGCTCATCGCGGGCAGTTTGGTGTTCCTCGCGCCGTTCCTCATGTCCATTTCGCTGAGCCTCAAAACGGCGGGCGAAATCTCGACGACCAGCGTGTGGTCGCCTCCGCAAAACCCGACGCTCAACAACTACAAGGAGGTGCTTTCGAACCCGAACATGAGCTTCGGGCGGTTCTTCCAAAACACGCTTTTGATCGCGACTCTGGCCACGCTGGGCACGGTGCTCAGCGCCGCGCTGGTCGCCTATCCGTTTGCGAGGCTCAAGTTCAAAGGCCGCGACCGCTTGTTCGTGTTGCTACTCAGCACGATGATGCTGCCGGGCGTGGTCACGCTGATCCCGACGTTTGTGCTGTTCAAGCATCTGCACTGGATCAACACGTACCTGCCGCTCATCGTCCCGGCGTATCTGGGCGGCGGCGCGTTCAACATCTTCCTCATCCGGCAGTTCATGATGGGCCTGCCGCGGGACCTCGACGAGGCGGCGACGCTTGACGGTGCGAGCCACATGCAGATTTTTTGGCGGATTTTGTTCCCGCTCTGTGGACCGGTCATCGCGACGGTCGGGGTCTTCTCGTTCATCGGTGCGTGGCGCGACTTCATGGGTCCGCTGCTGTACCTGAACGACGTGGACAAGCAGACGCTGGAACTCGGCCTCAGCACGTTCAACTCTCAGTTCAACGCGCAGTGGCACCTGCTCATGCCGGGCACCGTGCTGGTCACGATCCCGCTCATCATCATCTTTATTCTTGGTCAGCGATATTTCGTGAAAGGAATCTCGATGACCGGGATGAAGTGA
- a CDS encoding PEP-CTERM sorting domain-containing protein, whose amino-acid sequence MKKATLMMIGSVALATSAHAVSINGYKVESLFSNTTGTFSNSGAFPSTTMSIANQAPVQGGEQYGERYAAWLSSDGGVTKAQINGRKSFTLEWDMTMSSSFRVEAGLLMKYDNSRGFRPESQYYVSHSPTQTAIQTSADWVLPGHDFVAQGASYALGTTVRMSLEYHFAGANSVQRLTFGSYQSPWINGNWGGPMYDPQMELGFYFQPIIQNATTPQDSSVTFNLVRFTETAVPEPSSIAALAIGAVALLRRKRS is encoded by the coding sequence GTGAAAAAAGCAACTTTGATGATGATTGGCAGTGTCGCCCTTGCTACAAGTGCTCACGCTGTTTCGATTAACGGCTACAAGGTGGAATCGTTGTTCTCCAACACCACTGGTACGTTCTCCAACTCGGGTGCATTCCCGTCGACCACGATGTCGATCGCTAACCAAGCTCCGGTGCAAGGCGGCGAACAGTACGGCGAGCGCTACGCAGCTTGGCTGTCGAGCGACGGCGGCGTGACGAAGGCTCAAATTAATGGTCGCAAGAGCTTTACGCTTGAGTGGGACATGACCATGAGCTCAAGCTTCCGCGTGGAAGCTGGTCTTCTCATGAAGTACGACAACAGCCGAGGCTTCCGCCCCGAGTCGCAGTACTACGTGAGCCACAGCCCGACGCAAACCGCGATCCAAACCAGCGCCGACTGGGTGCTGCCGGGTCACGACTTCGTTGCCCAAGGCGCGAGCTACGCGCTCGGTACCACGGTCCGAATGAGCCTGGAATATCACTTTGCTGGTGCGAACTCAGTGCAACGCCTGACCTTTGGTAGCTACCAGTCGCCGTGGATCAACGGTAACTGGGGCGGCCCGATGTACGATCCGCAAATGGAACTTGGCTTCTACTTCCAGCCGATCATCCAAAACGCAACAACCCCTCAAGACAGCAGCGTGACCTTTAACCTGGTTCGCTTCACCGAAACCGCCGTGCCCGAGCCGAGCAGCATTGCTGCCCTCGCCATCGGCGCCGTGGCTCTTCTGCGACGCAAGCGCAGCTAA
- a CDS encoding class I SAM-dependent methyltransferase yields MPLLQSLRASAEPLIALNATQRAAKERVDAALAEGILNLVEVDCVSGAPRETATLVGERDRYGFPISTYLCPQTGLLWSSPVFDAASQALFYRDYYRELYFGAKQASDEFFANQQAEGKGILAYLRLRAPGLRPGRVLEIGCGAGGVLSAFRAEGWEVAGCDFGDDYLQRGRADGLDLRAGASDALFDLSGADLLIARHVLEHTLDPLAELQNWANLLSPDGVMFIEVPGTLRALDDYREAGRYFHIAHTYHFTLRSLQALAARAGLELIVGDERLVAVLRRSAPTESNSSGEAKRVQDYFVRWESPFMRLVQRLRRPLVRLRASVAKRLGGKL; encoded by the coding sequence ATGCCGCTTTTGCAATCTCTTCGTGCCTCGGCCGAGCCGCTCATCGCCCTCAATGCGACCCAGCGAGCGGCCAAAGAGCGCGTTGATGCGGCGCTCGCGGAAGGGATTTTGAACCTGGTGGAGGTGGACTGCGTGAGTGGCGCGCCGCGCGAAACCGCGACGCTGGTCGGCGAGCGCGATCGCTACGGCTTTCCGATTTCGACCTACCTCTGCCCGCAGACCGGGCTGTTGTGGTCGAGCCCGGTGTTCGACGCCGCCAGCCAAGCGCTGTTCTACCGCGACTACTACCGCGAACTTTACTTCGGCGCGAAGCAAGCCTCCGACGAGTTCTTTGCCAATCAGCAGGCCGAAGGGAAGGGCATTCTTGCTTACCTACGCCTGCGGGCGCCAGGTTTGCGCCCTGGCCGCGTGCTCGAGATCGGGTGTGGCGCGGGCGGCGTCCTTAGCGCGTTTCGCGCGGAGGGGTGGGAAGTTGCCGGATGCGACTTTGGCGATGACTACCTGCAGCGCGGTCGCGCGGATGGGCTCGACCTACGGGCCGGCGCATCCGATGCGCTTTTTGATTTATCCGGTGCGGACCTATTGATCGCGCGGCACGTGCTAGAGCACACGCTCGATCCGCTCGCCGAGCTGCAAAACTGGGCAAACTTGCTCAGCCCCGACGGCGTGATGTTCATCGAGGTGCCGGGCACGCTGCGCGCGCTGGATGACTATCGCGAGGCGGGGCGGTACTTCCACATCGCGCACACCTACCACTTCACGCTCCGGTCCTTGCAAGCGCTGGCCGCGCGAGCGGGTCTGGAACTCATTGTCGGGGACGAGCGGCTGGTCGCAGTGCTTCGCCGCTCCGCGCCCACGGAGTCGAATTCGAGCGGGGAAGCCAAGCGGGTGCAAGACTACTTCGTCCGGTGGGAATCGCCGTTTATGCGATTGGTGCAGCGCCTGCGACGCCCGCTGGTGCGTTTACGCGCCAGTGTTGCGAAGCGACTCGGCGGCAAGCTTTAG
- a CDS encoding type II/IV secretion system protein, whose amino-acid sequence MGGKEPIARILVNMGYLSDRDRVKALGKMWGIPYVDLSERMPSQEALETLTPQQAKKYRALPLVIHQGKLLVSLANPLDVFVLDELRMISGYEIEALISVEEDIDAALLQYYVQENEVSARLSSVINDLDDVSFTAVHEDDDDGEDMDDAPIIRLASMIVGQGVSDKASDIHIEPRKNDLVVRYRIDGVLVEAMRLPRKVIAPLSSRFKIMSNMDIAEKRVPQDNRISSTVNGQEYDFRVSTLPTVYGEKIVMRILDRGGINVGLNKLGFLPHNLRIIEDMCNRSYGIILVTGPTGSGKSTSLYSMLNRVNTGQSNIITIEDPVEYELDGINQCSVNNRAGMTFAAGLKAMLRQDPDIIMVGELRDNETASIAMEAALTGHLVLSTLHTNDAPSAATRLIDMEVEPFLISSSVIGVLAQRLVRNLCPHCKSPVETNRESIVRQGLPLDEEVGTETNGVLTVFKGEGCDKCKGGGYKGRTGVHEIMMFSDEIRDEVLLRSPSHILRRLAQNNGMRTLQQDAVQKIMLGQTTIDEVLRVLYA is encoded by the coding sequence ATGGGTGGGAAAGAACCCATCGCCCGCATCCTCGTCAACATGGGCTACCTCTCCGATCGCGATCGGGTGAAGGCGCTCGGCAAGATGTGGGGAATCCCCTATGTTGACCTCAGCGAGCGCATGCCGTCGCAAGAAGCGCTCGAAACGCTGACCCCGCAACAAGCCAAAAAATACCGCGCTCTCCCGCTCGTCATCCACCAAGGCAAGCTGCTCGTTTCTCTCGCGAACCCGCTCGACGTATTTGTGCTGGACGAGCTCCGCATGATCTCGGGTTACGAGATCGAAGCGCTCATCTCGGTCGAAGAGGACATTGACGCCGCTCTGCTGCAGTATTACGTGCAGGAGAACGAGGTGTCGGCGCGCCTCTCCAGCGTCATCAACGACCTCGACGACGTGAGCTTCACGGCCGTACACGAAGACGATGATGACGGCGAGGACATGGATGATGCGCCGATCATTCGCCTGGCCAGTATGATCGTCGGCCAAGGCGTTTCGGATAAGGCGAGTGACATCCACATCGAACCGCGCAAGAACGACTTGGTGGTGCGCTACCGCATTGACGGCGTGCTCGTGGAGGCTATGCGCCTGCCGCGCAAGGTCATTGCCCCGCTTTCCAGCCGTTTCAAGATCATGTCCAACATGGACATCGCGGAAAAGCGCGTGCCGCAAGATAACCGTATATCCAGCACGGTGAATGGCCAGGAATACGATTTCCGGGTTTCCACGTTGCCGACCGTCTATGGCGAAAAGATCGTCATGCGGATTTTGGATCGGGGCGGCATCAATGTCGGCCTGAACAAGCTGGGCTTCTTGCCGCATAACCTGCGGATTATCGAGGACATGTGCAACCGGAGTTACGGGATCATCCTCGTCACCGGTCCCACGGGCTCGGGTAAGTCCACGTCGCTGTATTCGATGCTGAACCGCGTGAACACCGGCCAGAGCAATATCATCACCATCGAAGACCCGGTGGAGTACGAGTTGGACGGGATCAACCAGTGCTCGGTGAACAACCGCGCCGGCATGACCTTTGCCGCTGGCCTCAAGGCGATGCTCCGCCAAGACCCCGACATCATCATGGTCGGCGAGCTTCGCGACAACGAAACGGCCTCCATTGCCATGGAAGCGGCGCTCACGGGTCACCTTGTCTTGAGCACGCTGCACACCAACGACGCGCCTTCGGCCGCCACCCGCCTGATTGATATGGAGGTGGAGCCATTCCTGATTTCGAGCTCGGTTATTGGCGTACTCGCCCAGCGACTCGTGCGAAATCTCTGCCCGCACTGTAAGAGCCCGGTCGAGACGAATCGCGAGTCAATTGTGCGCCAAGGCTTGCCGCTCGACGAAGAGGTCGGCACCGAGACAAACGGCGTGCTCACCGTGTTTAAGGGCGAAGGCTGTGACAAGTGTAAGGGCGGCGGATATAAGGGCCGAACCGGCGTGCACGAGATCATGATGTTCTCGGACGAGATTCGCGACGAGGTGCTCCTGCGCTCGCCAAGCCACATTCTACGTCGACTTGCGCAAAACAACGGCATGCGCACCTTGCAGCAAGATGCCGTGCAGAAGATCATGCTCGGGCAAACAACGATCGACGAAGTGTTGCGCGTTCTGTACGCATAG